From the genome of Lotus japonicus ecotype B-129 chromosome 6, LjGifu_v1.2, one region includes:
- the LOC130722797 gene encoding protein SRC2 has translation MTSSRPPPSKSVDLDLTIVSAKHLKNVNWKTGDLKPYVVFWVDPDRRLATKSDDSGNTSPVWNERFTLPLSHPITDSFLTLEIFHSKPSDTPKPLVATVRLLLADLHDLHDSSSIRKFTLLRPSGRPHGKIHLKLGLLGRPQPLDYPNPSSNPNPNPNPNCNPSFLYYRGYTPSPSQSQPPSPYSSSYTSYAADSYTGGYYPGYYSGAPPPPPPPRPFFDRPGGYSGLSGPSAPLDYSSASSYDPKPRGAKMGLGAGLAVGAVAGALGGLALEEGLKYEEDRITERVENGVAAARDDYGDYRADY, from the coding sequence ATGACATCATCTCGTCCTCCTCCGTCGAAGTCGGTGGATCTCGACCTCACCATCGTCTCCGCCAAGCATCTCAAGAACGTCAACTGGAAAACCGGCGACCTCAAGCCGTACGTCGTCTTCTGGGTCGACCCCGACCGCCGTCTCGCCACCAAATCCGACGACTCCGGCAACACCTCCCCCGTCTGGAACGAGCGTTTCAccctccctctctctcacccCATCACTGACTCCTTTCTCACCCTCGAGATCTTCCACTCCAAACCCTCCGATACCCCCAAACCCCTCGTCGCCACCGTCCGCCTCCTCCTCGCCGACCTCCACGACCTCCATGATTCCTCCAGCATCCGCAAATTCACCCTCCTCCGCCCCTCCGGCCGCCCCCACGGCAAGATCCACCTCAAGCTCGGCCTCCTTGGTCGCCCCCAACCCCTCGATTACCCCAACCCAAGCTCCAACCCCaaccctaaccctaaccctaacTGTAACCCTTCGTTCCTCTATTACAGAGGATATACTCCATCACCTTCCCAATCTCAACCACCTTCTCCTTACTCTTCTTCCTACACCTCTTACGCTGCTGATTCCTACACCGGCGGTTACTATCCCGGTTACTATTCAGGTgctcctccaccgccaccaccacctagGCCTTTCTTTGACCGACCGGGCGGTTATTCCGGGCTCAGCGGGCCATCTGCCCCGCTGGATTATTCCTCCGCCAGCTCCTATGATCCGAAGCCCAGGGGTGCAAAGATGGGCTTGGGTGCCGGGCTTGCTGTTGGCGCGGTTGCCGGGGCTCTGGGCGGGCTTGCTTTGGAAGAAGGGCTGAAATACGAAGAGGACAGGATCACGGAGAGGGTGGAAAACGGCGTTGCTGCTGCGCGGGACGATTACGGGGATTACCGGGCAGATTATTGA